The Geobacillus genomosp. 3 genome segment GGAAAAAGAGATGTTGCAAAAACAGTTGGCGGCTGTCCAGGAGGAGTATAAAACGCTGCTCGCCATTATGGAGCGGGCCCGGAAAATGGTGACAGGCGCTGAAAAACAAGCCGAACAGGCGGCAGAGGGCGTTGGCGAAGGATAAAAGCTGGCTTTTGGGCCGGCTTTTTTTCTTAACGGATTAAAGGCACATTTGCTAAAATAAGGCTAACGTGGTTTTGCAAGAAAGTGGGGGAGAAGCGTGAATATTGGCATTGTCGGCGGCGGCGCAGTCGGGCTGTTGCTCGCTGCTTATCTCGGGCAGCGCCACAAAGTAACGGTTTATACGAGGCGCTTGGCCCAAGCGGAGCAGCTTGCCAAACATGGTGTTTCTCTGAAAAAAAATGGAGAAACGGTGACTGTGGCGGTTCAAGCGCGGCCGTTTGCCGGAGCAGAGCTCGTTGAGCCGCTCGTATTTGTGACTGTCAAACAGTATGATATCGCTGCTGTTTGTGCACAACTCGACTCGTTTCGCCGCGTCCGCACGCTTGTTTTTTTGCAAAACGGCATGGGGCATCTCGAACAGTTGTCCGTTTTTGCTGACAAAAACGTCGTTGTCGGTGTGGTGGAGCACGGCGCTTTCAAACTTGACGATCGGGCTGTCGTGCATACAGGCGTCGGCAAGCTGTTGCTCGCTCCGTTATACGGGTCGCCTGCTATGGCTGCCGAACTGTCCGGGGATGATGATTTTCCGATCGAATGGGCGGATGATTGGGAGCGCATTCTTGTCGACAAGCTTATCGTTAATGCGGTCATCAATCCGCTGACAGCACTGCTGCAAGTAAAAAACGGGGCGCTCTTGGACGTTGCGCCGTATCGGGAAATGATGGCACAGCTGTTCGACGAAGTGCGGCAAGTGCTGCCTCTTCGCGACGCCGGACAGGCATGGCAGCGCATTGTCCATATATGCCGAAACACGGCGGACAACTATTCATCGATGTATATGGATGTGGCAAACGGGCGCCGGACGGAAATCGATGCGATTTTAGGCTATGTGCTAAAGCAAGGGGAAGCGCGCGGTATTGCGTTGCCGCTCATTCGCTTTGTCGTTTGTGCGCTGAAAGGAAAAGAAGGGGGGAACGCGGATGGGTGATTGGCTCGCACCGATGCTGGCGACATTTGTGACGCTGCCACTTTTACTATTTTTGCTCATCTATTTGGGAGCGCGCCTGTTTGGCGGGCGGAAGCGGGCGGCGTTTTACGCTGCGGTCAACGTTGCGACCGCATTTTTCATCGCTGCTGTCTATTTTTTGCTGGCTGTGTTGTTCGGAAAATCGTATTTGGTTCATCTCCTTCTCTTTTTGTTCGGTCTGCACACCGCCATCGCGCTCGGCTATTGGCGGAAAAAGATAGATTTTCGCCCGGCGGCAGTGTTCCGCTTGTTTTGGCGGGCGAGTTTTCTCATTTTTGCTTTCCTTTATGCCGGGCTGCTCGTATACGGCATGGTGGCGCGCGTCGCCGCCAACCTTTGAGCAATGATTTTTCTCTCTTTATACCGAACGTGCTATACTCATGAAAGAATACATAGGAAAGGGAGTTTTCGCCATGGAAGTTCGCGAAGTTCCGCTGCCGGCGGCAACGAAGCTGGCTGCTGATTACATAACCGGTGCATTTCCGGCTGAGAAGGGGTTTGCCTATGTCCGGGCAGATGATGATGCGTTTCGCCGGCGGCTGTCCCATGTGCAAGGAAAAACGTATGACCGGCGCGCGCTTGCCGATTACTTGTCCGCCTATCATCGCCGTTTTTCCGCCAGCGCGGCGACGATGAACAATATCGATAAGCTGCGCGATGAAAACAGTGTTGTGATCGTCGGCGGGCAGCAGGCCGGACTGCTGACCGGGCCGCTTTATACGATTTATAAAATCATTACGATTATCCAGCTTGCCAAAGAGCAGGAACGAAAACTTGGCGTACCCGTCGTGCCGCTGTTTTGGATCGCCGGCGAAGACCACGACATCGCCGAGGTTGACCATGTATATGTTGTCGAGGACGGCGAAGTGAAAAAAGCGGCGTATCCGCACAGGCTGAACGAAAAGCGAATGGCCGCCGATGTGCCGCTTGATCGCGAGCTCGCTGGCGCATGGGTTGAGCGCGTCGTCAAAACATACGGGGAAACGGACATAACGAATGAACTGCTCTCATTTCTCACAGCGTGCTTGGACGATTCCCGCACGTTTGTCGACTTTTTTGCCGCCATTGTCCTGCGCCTGTTTGCCAATGACGGTTTAGTCGTTCTCAACGCCGGCGATGCGGCGGTGCGCCCGCTTGAGCGCCGTTTTTTCGCCGCGCTCATTGACCGTCATCGCGATGTGACATCAGCCGTGCTGGCCCAGCAAGAGACGCTGCGGGCGCTCGGATATACGCCGCTTATCGAGATCGCGCCGGATGCGGCCAACTTGTTTTATTACGACGGCTATGAGCGCTCTCTTTTGCACTATGATGCGGGGCGGAGGGTGTTTCGCAATAAGGCCGGGAATATCGCCTTCACAAAGCAAGAGCTGCTCGAACTCGCTGAAACGAAGCCGGCCTGTTTAAGCAACAATGTCGTCACCCGCCCGCTCATGCAAGAATATTTGCTGCCAACGCTCGCCTTTATTGCCGGTCCTGGGGAAATTGCCTATTGGGCAGAGTTGAAAGAGGTGTTCTCCCTGTTTGGGATGGAAGTGCCGCCGGTTGTGCCGCGCTTGCAGGCGACGATCGTCAGCCGCTCGCTGCAAACCGATCTGGCCGATATTGGTCTTGAGGCGGCTGATGTATTGTCTGGACGGCTCGAGGAGGCCAGGGAGCAATGGCGCAAGGAGACGGCTGAAGTTCCACTGGCTGAGGCGTTTGCCAAGGCGAAAGCCGACATCGAAGCGGCGCACCGGCCGCTGCGCGCGCTTGGCATGGAAATTGACCGCGGATTGGAAGGATTGGTGGCGAAAAATGCCGCCATCATTCAGTCACAAATCGAGTTTCTTCAGCAAACGTTACAGCGGGCGCTGCTGCGTAAACATGAGGCCGAATGGCGAAAATTTTGGCGCGTGGAAACGGCTCTACGGCCGAACGGTGCGCCCCAGGAGCGGGTTTGGAATGTGTTTTACTATGTGAACCGTTACGGATTTGATTTTGTAGAAAAACTTTCAGCGATCGGCGCCCCGGAAAACGGGATGCATAAAATTGTATATATGTAAGGCTTTTTCAAAGAAAAAGTCGAAAAGAAAAATCCTGTTTCAAGCAGGATTTTTTTTTCTTGAAATGAATAGTAAAAAAACAACGCAAAACGAATGGAAATAAAAGTAAAGGAGTGATCCCGCCATTTTGGCTATGATTGGTTTCATCCGACAAAAATAAACAAAAAGGGACGTTTTTTTACAAAAAAAGCTAAAATTTTGTTCGTCTTTGCGATATAATAAGGGAGCGGCCACTGGCCGATGCAAGTGCGTGCGGAAGCAGCAAAGGTGGTGGACATGTGTTTGAACATACAACCGTGTTGTTAAAGGAAGCGATCGATGGGTTAAACGTCCGCCCGGACGGTGTCTATGTCGATTGTACGTTAGGCGGAGGCGGCCATAGCGAATATTTGCTTTCCCGTCTCTCGGAAAAAGGGAAACTGTTTGCGTTTGACCAGGACGAGGCCGCCATTTTGCACGCGCGCAAGCGGCTCGCCCGTTACGGCGAACAAGTGCAGTTCATAAATCGGAATTTCCGGTTTTTGCGCGAGGAGCTTTCAGCCCTTGGCATCGATACTGTTGATGGTATAGTGTTTGACTTAGGCGTTTCTTCCCCGCAGCTCGACGAGCCGGAACGCGGCTTCAGCTATCAGCATGACGCGCCGCTTGACATGCGGATGGACCGCAAGCAGCGGCTTACGGCGGCGGAGATCGTCAACTGCTGGTCATATGAGGAGCTTGTCCGCATTTTTTTCCGTTACGGCGAAGAAAAGTTTTCGAAACAGGTGGCGCGCAAAATCGAGGAGATGCGCCGCAAAAAGCCGATCGAAACGACCGGGGAGCTCGTTGAGGTGATTAAAGCGGCGATCCCGGCCCCGGCGCGCCGCAGCGGCGGACATCCGGCCAAACGTATTTTCCAGGCGCTTCGCATCGCGGTCAATGATGAACTGGAGGCGTTCCGCGAGGCGCTCGAGCAGGCGATCGATCTGTTGGCGCCGGGCGGGCGAGTGAGCGTTATTACGTTTCATTCGCTCGAAGACCGGATTTGCAAAGAAACGTTGAAAAAAGCAAGCGAGAGCCCGCCATTGCCCCCGGGGCTTCCGGTTCTCCCCGATGACTACCGCCCCGTGCTGAAAATCATTACAAGAAAGCCGATCGTTCCTTCCGACGAGGAGCTGGAACGAAACAACCGCGCCCGTTCGGCCAAACTTCGCATCGCCGAAAAACTGTGACGTGAATGATGAAAAAGAATGAGTGGAGAAACAGGAGGGGAAAGCTGTGAACGATTTGGCAGTCAAAGTAGTGCGCGAACAAAAGCGTCCGGCTGTACCACCGAGCCCGCAGCCACAGCGAAAACGGCGTTTTCGTTTCACGTTGGCCGAGAAGCTGCTCGTTGTCTCGTTTTTGCTGTTTACCTTTTACGTGGCAGTTCAGATGGTCTCAAGCCAAGTGCAAATTTATGAGCTCAATAAAGACGTGCAAAAGTTGGAGGCGGCCATTGATGAACAGAAAAAGGAAAATAATGACCTATACGTTGAAGTGCAGCGGCTGAGCGCGTACGAGCGCATTTTGCAAAAGGCGAAGGAGCTCGGGTTGTCGCTTAACGAAAATCATGTAAAAGTCGTGCAGGAATGATGGGGGATGGAAATGAAAAAGCATTACAACACCCATCGGGGAGCAGGGGTTTTGTTTATTATTTTTAGCCTGCTCTTTTTCTTGCTTTTTGCCCGTTTTCTCCAGCTGCAATGGACTGGAAAAGCAGACGGCCATGTGTTGGCCGCGAAAGCCGAACAGCAGCATAAACAAACGCGGACGATCGAAGCGAAGCGCGGGACGATTTTTGACCGCAACGGCACCATTTTAGCGCAGGATGTGCCTTCCTATACGGTCGTGGCCATTTTGGATCCCGAGATGACGACTGACCCGGATCATCCGCGCCATGTCATCGACCCGGAAAAAACAGCGAAAAAGCTGGCGCCGTTGCTTGGCATGGATGTTGAGGACATGGAGCGCATTTTAACGAAAAAGGCGAAGCAAGTTGAGTTCGGCTCTTACGGCCGCAACATCAGCTTTGAGCTGAAGCGGAAAATTGAGGCGCTCGATTTGCCGGGCATCGCCTTTATCCGCGACACCGCCCGTTTTTATCCAAACGGCACGTTTGCTTCGCATGTCATTGGATATGCGCAAAAAAACGGGGAAAACGAAACAGTCGGCAAAATGGGAGTGGAAAAATGGCTTGACCGCTATTTGCGCGAAAAAGACGGCTATGTGTCATTTGCCGGCGATGTGAACGGCTTTCGCCTGCCGGCGGCAAAAGAGCATATCGTCAAGCCGGACAATGGGGCGAACGTCTACTTGACGATCGATGGAAAAATCCAAACGTTTTTAGAAGATGCCATGAATAGCGTCGAGAAGCAGTACAGACCGAAAAAAATGATCGCCATTGTCGCCGATCCGAAAACAGGAAAAATTTTGGCTATGGCCACCCGCCCGAGTTTCGACCCAAACAAACGTGATATTACGAACTTTTTAAATGACGCCATTTCCTATCCGTACGAGCCGGGATCGACGATGAAAGTGTTTACGCTCGCTGCGGCCGTCAATGAAGGAGTCTATAACGGCAAGGAAACGTATCGCTCCGGCTCTTACAAAGTCGGGCCCAATACGATTCGCGACCATAACGATGTCGGCTGGGGGACGATCACGTTTGAGGAGGGGGTGCAGCGTTCATCGAACGTCGCCTTTTCCATTTTAGTGAAAGAAAAGCTCGGTGAGGACCGGTTTTTGCAATATTTGCATCGCTTCCGTTTCGACCAGAAAACCGGCATTGATTTGCCGAATGAGGCGGTTGGGCAAATCCGCTATCGCTATCCGATCGAACGGATTACGACCGGATTTGGCCAAGGGACGTCGGTGACGCCGATTCAGCAAATTCAAGCGGCAACCGCGATTGCTAACGATGGGAAAATGATGAAACCGTATGTGATTGAAAAAGCGGTCGATCCGGACAACGGCAAAGTCGTTCTTGATCATGAACCGACTGTCGTCGGCGAACCGGTCACGGCGGAAACGGCGCGCAAAGTGCGCGACATTTTAGAAACGGTTGTCACCGCGGAACACGGCACCGGCCGCCCGTACCAGATCGATGGCTACGGTGTCGCCGGCAAAACCGGGACGGCGCAAATTCCGTCGGCTGCCGGCGGCTACTTGACCGGCCGGGAGAACTATATTTTTTCGTTTTTAGGCATGGCGCCGGCCGATGATCCGCGGCTCGTCATGTATGTGGCTGTTCAGCAGCCGCAACTTGATGTTACTGAAACCGGGGCGGCGCCGGTGTCACAAATTTTTACGACAGTGATGAAAAGCAGTCTGCACTATTTGCATATTGAACCGGATGAAGACAAACAGGCGGAGCCCGAAACAGCGGGGCGGCGCGCGCTTGACTCGTTGATCGGCCAGACGGCCATCGCAGCGGCAGAACAGCTGAAAGAAAAAGGATATGTGCCGGTCGTCATCGGCAACGGCAAATATGTCGAACAGCAGCTTCCACGCGGCGGCGAGCGTCTTCTTCCCGGCGAGCGGGTCGTGCTGAAAACGGACGGGGCGGCAACGATGCCGGATTTGCGCGGCTTTTCGCTGCGAGATGCCATGAAAGTCGCCAACGTGCTCGGGCTGCGGCCAAGTACGAAAGGAACCGGTTATGTTGTCAGCCAAAACATTCGTCCGGGAGCGGAAGTGCGCAAAGGGGATTATTTGATTGTCGAGCTGGCTCCGCCGCGCCAATGGGAGGAAGCAGCGGCGAAGAAAGAACAAGAGGCGGCCGAACGGGAAGACGACGAGCCGCACGAATGATTTTTGTCGTTCTATAACGGGGCGTACAAGCATATAGTGGAACGAGCCCATCACGAAGGAGGTTCCGCCATATGCGCGTGTCGTACGTTACCGTGCGCAAGCGGTTGACAATCGTGTTTTTGATCGGGATTTTCATTTTTGCCGTTATCGATCTCCGTCTCGGCTACGTCCAATTTTGGCTCGGCGATATGTTAGCGGAACGGGCGAAAGGGCTATGGGGCCGGAACATCCCGTTTGAACCGAAACGCGGCGAAATTTTGGACCGCAACGGCGTCCCGTTGGCGACGAATATGAGCGCCCCGACGGTGTACGTCATCCCCCGGCAAGTGAAAAATCCGGCGGAAGCGGCCGAAAAGCTGGCCGCTGTGTTGGGCGCGCCGGTCGAATCCATTTATAAGCAAATTACGCAAGCAACATCGATCGTCCGTCTAAAGGAAGGACGGAAAATTTCTGATGAAAAGGCGGCGAGCGTGCATGCGCTCGACTTGGACGGGGTGTATATCGCCGAAGACACGAAGCGCTACTATCCGTTTGGCAGCTATTTGTCGCATGTGCTTGGCTTTACTGGCATTGACAATCAGGGGCTCACCGGGCTTGAGCTGTACTATGACAAAGAGTTAAGCGGAGAGCGCGGTTCTGTGCAATTTTATTCCGATGCAAAAGGACGGCGCATGCCCGATATGGCCGATGACTATACACCGCCGACCGACGGTTTGAACTTAGTGTTGACAATTGACTCGCGCATCCAGACGATTATTGAACGAGAGCTCGATATCGCGGAGGCGAAATACAATCCGGACGGCATCATCGCCATCGCCATGAACCCGAATACAGGCGAAATTTTGGCGATGGCGAGCCGCCCGACATTCGACCCGGCCAACTACCGCAACGTTCCTCCTGAAATTTATAACCGCAACTTGCCGATTTGGAGTACATATGAGCCGGGGTCAACGTTCAAAATCATTACGCTTGCGGCAGCTCTTGAGGAAGAGAAAGTGAATTTGCTCAAAGATCACTTTTTTGATCCGGGCTATGCCAAAGTAGCCGGCGCTACGCTTCGCTGTTGGAAAAAAGGCGGCCATGGGGAGCAAACGTTTTTGGAAGTCGTGCAGAACTCGTGCAACCCGGGGTTTGTGGCGCTGGGCGAACGGCTCGGAAAGGAAACGTTGTTTGATTATATTAAGCAATTTGGGTTTGGCGAGAAAACCGGAATCGACTTGCAAGGGGAAGGAACGGGGATTTTGTTTGATCTAAAACGGGTCGGGCCGGTTGAACTGGCGACGACTGCATTTGGTCAAGGGGTGTCGGTGACGCCGATCCAGCAAGTCGCCGCCGTATCGGCTGCGATCAATGGAGGTGTTTTGTACACTCCATACATCGCCAAGGAGTGGCGCGACCCGGAAACAGGCGAAGTCGTCCGCCGCAATACGCCAAAGGCGAAACGGCGCGTCATTTCCGAGGAAACGTCGAAACAAGTCCGGTATGCACTTGAAAGTGTCGTCGCCCAAGGAACAGGGAAAAAGGCGTATGTCGAAGGATACCGGGTCGGTGGAAAAACCGGGACGGCACAAAAAGCGCAAGGAGGCCGCTATTTGCAAAACAACCATATTGTGTCGTTCATCGGCTTCGCCCCGGCCGACGATCCGCAGCTTGTTGTATACGTTGCGGTTGACAACCCGAAAGGAACGGTTCAGTTTGGTGGTACGGTTGCCGCTCCGATCGTTGGAAAAGTGATGGAAGACAGCCTGCGCGCCATGAATGTGAAGCCGCGCAAGGACCAACTTGCCAAAGAGCGGGATTGGAACGATCCGAAAGTGATCGAAGTGCCGAACTTAATCGGATTGACAAAAAAAGATTTGCAAGAACAACTTTTTGACTTAAAATTAGATGTTAGTGGCGAGGGAGATATGGTCGTTGAACAGTCCCCAGAGCCAGGGGCGAAAGTGAAAGAAGGGTCGACGATTCGCATTTATTTGGCGAAAAACGAGGCGGCAGAGGGACAGTAAACGATCGCACAAGGGGCGGCCGATGCGATGACTCATCGGGTTGGTTATGCCCCTTTTTTCCGCTGTCCGCACCGTTGGGCGGGCTATTTATAAGCGAAAGGGATGAAGCAAACATGAAATTACAAACGCTGCTGTCGCGCTTGCCCGGCTTTTGGGCGCATCGTGGAGGCAACCCAGACATCGTTGCGCTGGAGATGGACTCGCGCCATGTCACGCCCGGCTCTCTCTTTTTTTGTCTGAAAGGCTTTACCGCCGATGGGCACAATTTTGCCGAACAGGCGGTGGCGCGCGGGGCGGTGGCGATTGTAGCCGAGCGTCCGCTCTCGGTGAACGTGCCGGTCGTTCTCGTATCGGACAGCCGGCGGGCGATGGCGATTTTAGCGGATGCGTTCTACGGTCACCCGACTCATCGCCTTCATTTAATCGGAGTGACGGGCACAAACGGTAAAACGACGACGACTCATATCATTGAGCAAATTGCGAGAAAGGCCGGCAAGAAAACTGGGCTCATCGGCACGGTCGGGATGAAAATCGGCGACCGCTCTTACCCGGCGGTGAATACAACACCGGAGTCCCTCGTTTTGCAGCGCACGTTTAAACAGATGGTTGACGAAGGCGTGGAGTTGGCGGCCATGGAAGTGTCGTCGCATGCCCTCCATCAAGGGCGAGTGCACGGCTGTGATTACGATGTCGCCGTGTTTACGAACTTGACGCAAGACCACTTAGACTATCATGGGACAATGGAAGAATACCGGAACGCCAAAGGGCTTTTGTTTGCCCAGCTCGGCAACCGCTACGACGAGCAGCGGCCGAAATTTGCCGTTTTCAATCATGATGATCCTGTTTCGCAATATTATAAACATATGACGGCAGCGCCGGTCATCACATATGGCATTCGCGAGAAAAGCGATGTGACGGCGGAACAGATTGCCATGACCCCGTCCGGCATGGCGTTCCGGCTATGCACGCCGCACGGGTCGGCAGCGGTGGAAACGAAGCTTGTCGGCTTGTTTAACGTCTATAACATTCTCGCCGCTGCAGCTGCCTGTCTTGCCTCTGGTTTTTCGCTTGAAACGATTGTGACGGCTTTGGCTGCCGTCGCTCCGGTGCCGGGGCGGTTTGAAACGGTCGATGAGGGGCAAAATTTTACTATTATCGTCGATTATGCCCATACGCCGGACAGTGTAGAAAACGCGCTGAAAACGGTGCGTCAATTTGCGAAGCGAAACGTATATGTGGTGATCGGCTGCGGCGGTGACCGCGACCGGACCAAGCGGCCGCTCATGGCGCAAGCGGCGGTGCGTTACGCGGATGTCGCTGTTTTTACCTCCGATAACCCGCGCTCGGAAGATCCGGGGCAAATTTTGCGCGATATGGAGGCCGGCGTCAGCGCCGGGGACGGAACGTATGTGACCATTCCCGACCGGGAAGAGGCGATCCGTTATGCCATTGGGCAGGCGCAAGAAGGAGATGTTGTGTTAATTGCCGGCAAAGGGCATGAAACGTATCAAATCATCGGCGGCGATGTGATCGACTTTGATGATCGTGCTGTCGCCCGAGCGGCGGTGAAGGAGAGAAGATGATGGTCACGTATAAAATGGTGCAATCAATCGCGGAGGAGGCGCGCGGCATTGTCGATGAGACGATCCGCTTTCACGCCGTATTTGTCAACCCGGCAAAGCAAGTGAAAAAAGGGTTGTTCGTTCCGCTTGAAAATGGGGCGGAAACGTTAAAAACGGCCATTGAGCATGGGGCGATCGCTTCATTTTGGCCGGTCGGTGATCCGCTGCCCCGCTATATTCCAAACCAGTTTCCGCTCTTTTTCGTTCCGTCGCCGCTTGAAGCGGCTGCGGTGTTGCTTGAGCAGTATTTAGAGAAAAGCGGGGACGATGAAGACACGGAATTTTCTTTTATGTTTCCGGAAAAAGACGGAACATACGTTCCGGATGATGAGGCGATCCGCTTGCGGCTCGCCGAATTGCAGAAACGGTGGCTCGGCGCGCGGCGGGCAAAAGGATGTGACGATTCATGCCAGAGCAAATAATCGTCATTGCGATGGCCGTTTCCTTTTTGGTCACCGTCATTTTGTCGCCGCTGTTTATCCCGTTTTTGCGACGGTTAAAATTTGGGCAAAGCATCCGTGAGGAAGGGCCAAAGTCGCACCAAAAAAAATCAGGCACTCCGACGATGGGCGGCATCATGATTTTGCTTTCCATCGTCGCGACGACCGTATGGATGACGGCCAAATTTGCTGTCCTTTCGGCGGGAACATATTTATTGTTGTTTGTAACGGTCGGTTACGGGGTGCTCGGCTTTTTGGACGACATGATTAAAGTCGTGATGAAGCGGAATCTTGGACTGACAAGCCGGCAAAAATTTGTCGGCCAGCTCATCATTGCTGTCATTTTCTTTCTTGTCTATCGGCAAAGCGGTTTTTCGACGGCGCTACATATTCCCGGCACCGACTGGTCATTTGACCTTGGTTGGGCGTACGGGGTGCTGCTCTTGTTTATGCTCGTCGGCGGCTCAAACGCGGTCAACTTGACCGATGGGCTTGACGGGCTTTTGGCAGGGACGGCGGCGATCGCTTTTGGCGCTTACGCTGTCTTGGCTTGGAATCAAGGCCAGTACGACGTCGCGGTGTTTTGTGTGGCCGTTGTCGGCGCCGTGCTCGGCTTTTTAGTGTTTAACGCCCACCCGGCGAAAGTGTTTATGGGCGATACCGGTTCGCTTGCGCTCGGCGGGGCGATCGCGGCGGTCGCGGTCTTAACGAAGCTTGAGCTGCTGCTTGTCGTCATCGGCGGCGTATTTGTTATTGAGACGCTATCGGTCATCATTCAAGTCGCCTCATTCA includes the following:
- the mraY gene encoding phospho-N-acetylmuramoyl-pentapeptide-transferase; this encodes MPEQIIVIAMAVSFLVTVILSPLFIPFLRRLKFGQSIREEGPKSHQKKSGTPTMGGIMILLSIVATTVWMTAKFAVLSAGTYLLLFVTVGYGVLGFLDDMIKVVMKRNLGLTSRQKFVGQLIIAVIFFLVYRQSGFSTALHIPGTDWSFDLGWAYGVLLLFMLVGGSNAVNLTDGLDGLLAGTAAIAFGAYAVLAWNQGQYDVAVFCVAVVGAVLGFLVFNAHPAKVFMGDTGSLALGGAIAAVAVLTKLELLLVVIGGVFVIETLSVIIQVASFKMTGKRVFRMSPLHHHYELVGWSEWRIVVTFWAVGLLFAMLGIYIEVWI